The Rattus rattus isolate New Zealand chromosome 13, Rrattus_CSIRO_v1, whole genome shotgun sequence nucleotide sequence TAGAGTAGACCCTCCCTTCATGGCTTAGGGGTGGATGGCTCTTGTCCTGGGATGGCATGGATGGTGGGtgatacatgggtgtgtgtgtgttgaagtgaGCCAGACTCTGTCCTTTATAAAGTCTGGAGGCCGGCAGAGGCAGCATCCAGGCCAGGAAAAGAACGTGTTGCTCATTTCGGTCCAGTTGTGAGCCCAGAGTGAACTGGAAAAGTAGAATCGACGATGTCAAGGAGCAAGATGAGCTCCCAGCGGTTGTGGGCTGTGCGAGCACAGTTTCTCttgctgtggctgctgctctGGGCCGCGCCTGTTCCGTGGGCTGAGGCCAGGAGGTCTAGAGTCTCCTTGCCCTGCCCGGACGCCTGCGATCCCACGCGCTGCCCGCCTCTTCCTACCTGCTCGGCCGGCTCGGCGCTGGTGCCAGATCGCTGCGGCTGCTGCCAAGTGTGCGCCGCGGTCGAGGGCGAGGAGTGTGGCGGGGCGCGGGGCCGGCCGTGCGTCCCGGGGCTGCGCTGCGGCGCCCCGTTCTCGCGGGAGCCCTCAGGGCGCGCGTGGCTGGGCACCTGCGGTTGCGCGGAGGGTGCAGAGGGCGCGGCGGTGTGCGGCAGCGATGGGCGCACTTACCCCAGCCTGTGCGCGCTCCGCAAGGAGAACCGAGCGGCTCGCCAGCGGGGTGCGCTCCCGGCTGTGCCGGTGCAGAAAGGTGCCTGCGGGGACTCAGGTGAGCCGGGCACGGACGAAACCCCGAcacttctagttttgtttttttgttttgtttttttttttttttccccgaagAAGATGAAATGAATGCTATGAGTTTGCTCGATCGCGAACTCAGTTGGCCCTCTTTCGCCAGCTCCTGTTTCAACCCGTTTTGGTTGTTCCTGGTGTTTTTGCCTTGTTAATGTGGCTCTCTATACGGGCTGCCACGGGGCTTCCCTttatccttttttcccctctggtaGAACAGGACATGTCCTTTCATCTCCTAGTCTGGAGAACCTACAGAGAAAGGGGGGACGAGGGAGATGCTGGGGAATTTTGAGACGTGACACTTGCATCCAGGGACGCACTCACCCTGGACCATTTTTTTGCTCAGGGACCACAAGAGCAGGGCGGCTCCGGACAAAGTACAACTTCATCGCTGCCGTGGTGGAGAAGGTGGCACTGTCTGTGGTTCACTTGCAGCTGTTCCGCAGGTAAAGCTCACGCCTTGGGTCAACTTCCTCACCTGATGGCTGCGCATTATCTGACCGTTAGAACGCGCTGTGAAGAAACCCAGGTTCAGAGAATTGGCTGTGGTGGAGGTGGTCAGTAGAGCTCCAGAAAGCGGGGCCGGAGACCTGAATTGCTAAGAGTGAGTTCGCTAAAGAGCAAAGAGCCAAGCGCAAGGATCCTGGCTTCTAAACGGAAGCCACGGCAGTGCATATTGGTGGCTGGTGTTTCTTTCTCCCCAGAATCCCACAAACAAAACTAAAGGCTGATTGTAGCAGTAGCGAGCGTTTGGTGGTCTTGTTTAGCCTTAGCCTTCGCTTGGACGCAAGGAAACCCAGATGGAGAGCATTAGTTTGTTCTGTGTCACAACGCCTGTTGGTAGTGGAAGCTAAGCTAGATTCTGACGCCGTGGCAGTAGTGTGAGCACCAGGTTTGACCTGTTCGCAGCAAATGACACACAGGTCCCCACACTGATCTGAAGGAGGAAGCGGCATCCTGGACCCAGATCTCAGTTGTGTTCAGAAAAGATGGGCAGAACGAGCTTCAGACAGCTCACAAAGAACATGGACGTGGATGAGGCAAGAGTAAATGCATGAGAAAACTCCTGGAAATGTGGTTGATAAACGTGAGGCTTCCTGTGACCTACAAACAAAGGCTGGATTCTCTGATTTTTCCTGCCCCTCTGCTCACACTACTCCCGTCTTCTTCCGGAACAGATCACCTCTCACCAACCAGGAAATCCCTTCATCCAGCGGCTCCGGGTTCATAGTGTCTGAGGATGGCCTCATTGTCACCAATGCCCACGTCCTCACCAACCAGCAGAAGATCCAGGTGGAGCTCCAGAACGGGGCTCAGTAtgaagccactgtcaaagacatcGACCATAAACTGGACCTTGCACTGATTAAGATCGAGCCAGATGTGAGTACCTTAGAGAGCCGAGTCTGAGCCTTCCTATTTGGGGTTTCACGCTTCGTTTGCTGGAATTCTTTGTACTTCTTCACCGTGACTTTTCTTTGTACGTAGGGTATAtggtgttgctgctgctactattccttctcctcttccccctcccctccccctcctcccctccccctctccctccccctgtcctcccttccccctcctccctcccctccccctcctcctgtcccctttcccttctcccttctcctcccccctccccctccccctcccggtGATGAGTGATGTAAAGATTACAATCTAGAGTATCACTGACCCTCACGTCCCTCAAGCACCCCCCCCACACTTCTGCCCCTATCCTTCCAATCTCACCTCAGTCAATGAAGAAATTAATCCCCAAAGCTGCAGTGGTACAGACTCTGGGGTTTTCTTCCCGTAGCTACTTCCACTTTCCTCTGGCCCCCATCCCAGGGCAGGACAAATGACTCAGTTGGAATGTATAGGAGAGCCCAGCGTGAGGACAGAAATGGAAGGGAAAACTCACCCTCATGAAGAGGGATGGCAGGATGCAGCCTAGTAAAGTCAGGGCTCCTCTATCTTGGCTCGCCAACAGGATTCTGTacacagcagtggttctcaaactgtagGTCATGACCTCTTCTGGTCTAACGACCCCAAAAGGGTTATGTATCGGATGTCCTGCATAtcaatcagatatttacattatggttcataacagtagcaaaatgacagttgtGAAGAAGTAGcgaacataattttatggtttggggtcagcacaacatgagggactgtgttaaagggtcagcATTAGGAAAACTAAGAACCATTGGTTTGGAGGGAAGGACACAGCTCCTCCTAGTCCCAAGGAAAGGAGACCCTGCAGCCTCACACTCCTTCCTTTGGGAACAATGCTTGATTGTTTGCCCTCCTGGCATGGGCTACAGAGTCGGGCTGGACCACATCCTCCTCCAGCCAAGGCTGCTCTGCGATGGAGCTGACCTGTGGCAGGGTGGACTCCTTGAGCTGCAGGGACAAACTCTCTAGGGTTCCTTTCCCTCCACTCTTGAGATTCATGGACTTTCTCTTGTGGATGGGCCTGTACTGGGGTCTTTGTGTCCCCTCTCTCCTAAggttctcacttttttttttttaaaaagtcggTTTTCCCTGCTCAACTCTGCAGCAGGGGCCACAGCTCACACAACTCTGAGACCGAGTTGCAGAGCTTCAGAGCGGCTGAAAACTTTTCCCATGGCCGGGTGGTTCCCCCACCTCAGCCTGGGTGCACCTCAGTCTTATCCGCATTTGCGTTAGCAGCATGGCCGAGTGTCCCTGGCCTTTCTGCAGGGCTTCCATGTCCTGGGACTTCTGGagggtttggttttcatttcacCTCCTCAACCTTCAGGG carries:
- the Htra4 gene encoding serine protease HTRA4, with amino-acid sequence MSRSKMSSQRLWAVRAQFLLLWLLLWAAPVPWAEARRSRVSLPCPDACDPTRCPPLPTCSAGSALVPDRCGCCQVCAAVEGEECGGARGRPCVPGLRCGAPFSREPSGRAWLGTCGCAEGAEGAAVCGSDGRTYPSLCALRKENRAARQRGALPAVPVQKGACGDSGTTRAGRLRTKYNFIAAVVEKVALSVVHLQLFRRSPLTNQEIPSSSGSGFIVSEDGLIVTNAHVLTNQQKIQVELQNGAQYEATVKDIDHKLDLALIKIEPDTDLPVLLLGRSSDLRAGEFVVALGSPFSLQNTVTAGIVSTTQRGGKELGLKDSDIDYIQTDAIINHGNSGGPLVNLDGDVIGINTLKVTAGISFAIPSDRIRQFLADYHERQLKGKAPLQKKYLGLRMLPLTLNLLQEMKRQDPDFPDVSSGVFVYEVIQGSAAASSGLRDHDVIVSINGQPVTTTTDVIEAVKDNAFLSIIVLRGSQTLFLTVTPEIIN